A DNA window from Pogona vitticeps strain Pit_001003342236 chromosome 2, PviZW2.1, whole genome shotgun sequence contains the following coding sequences:
- the ARRDC3 gene encoding arrestin domain-containing protein 3 isoform X2 — protein MVVPKAAIYQTQAFYAKGKMKEVKQLVANLRGESLSSGKTETWNGKQLKIPPVSPSILDCSIIRVEYSLMVYVDIPGAMDLFLNLPLVIGTIPLHPFGSRTSSVSSQCSMNMNWLGLTLPERPEAPPSYAEVVTEEQRQSNLAPVAACDDFERALQGPLFAYIQEFRFLPPPLYSEIDPNPDQPSDDRPSCPSR, from the exons ATGGTGGTGCCAAAGGCTGCCATTTATCAAACACAGGCATTTTATGCCAAAGGGAAAATGAAGGAAGTGAAGCAGCTGGTTGCCAACTTGCGTGGGGAATCCTTGTCATCAGGGAAGACTGAAACCTGGAATGGCAAACAGTTAAAAATTCCACCCGTCTCCCCTTCAATTCTCGACTGTAGCATAATCCGTGTGGAATATTCACTAATG GTATATGTGGATATTCCAGGTGCAATGGACTTGTTTCTTAATTTACCACTTGTAATTGGTACTATTCCTTTACATCCCTTTGGCAGCAGAACGTCGAGTGTGAGCAGTCAATGTAGCATGAATATGAATTGGCTTGGTCTGACACTGCCTGAAAGACCAGAAG CACCTCCTAGCTATGCAGAAGTGGTCACTGAGGAGCAGAGACAGTCCAACTTAGCTCCTGTAGCTGCTTGTGATGACTTTGAAAGAGCACTTCAAGGACCATTATTCGCCTACATCCAGGAGTTCCGATTCCTGCCTCCTCCACTTTATTCAGAG